One genomic window of Punica granatum isolate Tunisia-2019 chromosome 1, ASM765513v2, whole genome shotgun sequence includes the following:
- the LOC116193120 gene encoding pyridoxine/pyridoxamine 5'-phosphate oxidase 2 isoform X2 — protein sequence MGTATATAPWKQLLLNALESNSHLKHSSYLQLATIGSNGRPSNRTVVFRGFEENSDKIQIHTDRRSRKIEELRHCPFAEICWYFTDSWEQFRINGRVEVIDEMNPDSLKREQREKAWFSCSMRSRLQYLGPSPGVPRLNEDFPAEASVDPSTGPVGAFCLLVLEPDQVDYLNLKSNQRLEFTFTRTAGKEKCWTSERINP from the exons ATGGGGACTGCAACGGCAACAGCTCCATGGAAACAGCTGCTCCTGAATGCCTTGGAGTCCAATTCCCACCTCAAGCACTCTTCCTACCTTCAACTC GCGACCATCGGATCCAATGGCAGACCTTCCAATCGAACTGTCGT TTTCAGAGGATTCGAAGAGAACAGTGATAAGATTCAAATTCACACAGATCGCCGAAGCCGCAAG ATTGAGGAGCTCAGGCACTGCCCATTCGCTGAG ATATGTTGGTATTTTACTGATTCCTGGGAGCAGTTCCGCATCAATGGGAGAGTAGAGGTGATCGACGAGATGAATCCCGACTCGCTGAAGCGTGAG CAACGAGAGAAGGCTTGGTTCTCGTGTTCTATGAGATCGAGGCTGCAGTACTTGGGACCTAGTCCGGGCGTTCCCCGTCTCAATGAAGACTTCCCCGCGGAAGCTTCTGTGGATCCTTCCACGGGCCCTGTTGGTGCCTTCTGTTTGCTAGTCCTAGAGCCAGATCAG GTTGATTACTTGAACTTGAAAAGTAATCAGAGGCTGGAGTTTACATTTACCCGAACTGCCGGCAAAGAGAAGTGCTGGACTTCAGAGAGGATTAACCCCTAA
- the LOC116193120 gene encoding pyridoxine/pyridoxamine 5'-phosphate oxidase 2 isoform X1 codes for MGTATATAPWKQLLLNALESNSHLKHSSYLQLATIGSNGRPSNRTVVFRGFEENSDKIQIHTDRRSRKIEELRHCPFAEICWYFTDSWEQFRINGRVEVIDEMNPDSLKREQREKAWFSCSMRSRLQYLGPSPGVPRLNEDFPAEASVDPSTGPVGAFCLLVLEPDQVDYLNLKSNQRLEFTFTRTAGKEKCWTSERINP; via the exons ATGGGGACTGCAACGGCAACAGCTCCATGGAAACAGCTGCTCCTGAATGCCTTGGAGTCCAATTCCCACCTCAAGCACTCTTCCTACCTTCAACTC GCGACCATCGGATCCAATGGCAGACCTTCCAATCGAACTGTCGTTTTCAG AGGATTCGAAGAGAACAGTGATAAGATTCAAATTCACACAGATCGCCGAAGCCGCAAG ATTGAGGAGCTCAGGCACTGCCCATTCGCTGAG ATATGTTGGTATTTTACTGATTCCTGGGAGCAGTTCCGCATCAATGGGAGAGTAGAGGTGATCGACGAGATGAATCCCGACTCGCTGAAGCGTGAG CAACGAGAGAAGGCTTGGTTCTCGTGTTCTATGAGATCGAGGCTGCAGTACTTGGGACCTAGTCCGGGCGTTCCCCGTCTCAATGAAGACTTCCCCGCGGAAGCTTCTGTGGATCCTTCCACGGGCCCTGTTGGTGCCTTCTGTTTGCTAGTCCTAGAGCCAGATCAG GTTGATTACTTGAACTTGAAAAGTAATCAGAGGCTGGAGTTTACATTTACCCGAACTGCCGGCAAAGAGAAGTGCTGGACTTCAGAGAGGATTAACCCCTAA
- the LOC116193119 gene encoding probable alkaline/neutral invertase F: protein MVDKHFSPEAVKSPDLPDGPQNISIDAAHPLSQTAASDSTIARNSPGPVEYEDTESAALNSPNSLQSGPTQKDVIGSPLETMGCKTLNAENSSSPDIIKQGSENVERPSPSTEEKEEGAAAEKLRKKTTFSNEVSDNVKATLKPCPSMSSNLNNYDGSEDSTPQVNASPMMEEAWERLKKSYVYYKGKPVGTLAAMDPSAETLNYNQVFVRDFVPSGLACLMESPMDSDIVRNFLLKTLHLQGWEKRIDNFTLGEGVMPASFRVLFDTAQGKENLLADFGGSAIGRVAPVDSGFWWIILLRSYTKCTHDYSLAELPIVQKGMKLILNLCLSDGFDTFPTLLCADGCSMIDRRMGIYGYPIEIQALFYFALRCAQQLLKPERDGKEFIERIDKRIRALSFHIREYYWLDHSQLNIIYRYKTEEYSHTAVNKFNVIPESIPDWVFDFIPLRGGYFIGNVSPARMDFRWFLVGNCIAILSSLATPSQATAIMDLIDERWEDLIGEMPLKIAYPALEGHEWRIVTGFDPKNTRWSYHNGGSWPVLLWLLTAACIKTGRPQTAKRAIELVEKRLSKDGWPEYYDGKSGRYIGKQARKYQTWSISGYLIAKMMIENPANISMISFEEDKKIEKPRLSRSSSF from the exons ATGGTAGATAAGCATTTTTCACCAGAAGCAGTGAAGTCACCGGATTTGCCGGATGGACCTCAAAACATCAGCATTGATGCTGCTCATCCTCTTAGCCAGACTGCTGCTTCTGATTCTACAATAGCTCGTAACTCCCCTGGCCCGGTCGAATATGAAGATACTGAATCTGCTGCATTGAATTCTCCGAACTCTTTGCAAAGTGGACCAACTCAAAAGGATGTTATCGGGTCACCTTTGGAAACCATGGGGTGTAAGACTCTGAATGCAGAGAATAGTTCTTCTCCGGATATTATCAAACAAGGGTCAGAGAATGTTGAAAGACCGTCACCCTCTActgaagaaaaagaggaaggaGCAGCTGCTGAGAagttgaggaagaagacgacATTCAGTAACGAAGTCTCGGATAATGTGAAGGCAACACTTAAACCATGCCCGAGCATGAGCTCCAATCTTAATAACTATGATGGATCTGAGGATAGCACCCCACAGGTGAATGCCAGCCCAATGATGGAGGAGGCCTGGGAGAGGCTCAAGAAGTCATACGTTTACTACAAAGGGAAACCCGTGGGAACTTTAGCTGCTATGGATCCCAGTGCAGAGACTTTGAATTATAATCAG GTGTTTGTCAGGGACTTTGTTCCTTCTGGGTTAGCATGCCTAATGGAATCTCCTATGGATTCAGATATTGTGAGGAACTTCCTACTCAAGACTCTCCATCTCCAAGGCTGGGAGAAACGAATTGATAACTTCACACTTGGAGAAGGTGTTATGCCTGCAAGTTTTCGAGTTCTTTTTGATACAGCTCAAGGAAAGGAGAACTTGCTGGCAGACTTTGGTGGTAGTGCAATAGGAAGAGTTGCACCTGTTGATTCAGGATTCTGGTGGATTATATTGCTAAGGTCGTATACAAAGTGTACCCATGATTACTCCCTCGCAGAACTGCCGATAGTGCAGAAAGGGATGAAGCTGATCCTCAACCTTTGCCTATCAGATGGATTTGACACTTTCCCGACACTTCTCTGTGCAGATGGCTGCAGCATGATAGACAGAAGGATG GGCATTTATGGCTACCCGATTGAGATCCAAGCTCTATTTTATTTCGCTTTGAGGTGCGCACAGCAGCTGCTGAAACCTGAGAGAGATGGCAAGGAATTTATCGAAAGAATTGACAAGAGAATCAGGGCTCTCAGTTTCCACATTCGGGAGTACTATTGGTTGGACCATTCACAACTGAACATCATATATCGATACAAAACCGAAGAGTACTCGCACACTGCTGTCAATAAGTTCAATGTCATTCCTGAATCTATTCCTGATTGGGTGTTTGACTTTATTCCACTCCGGGGAGGGTACTTCATTGGCAATGTTAGCCCAGCTCGAATGGACTTCAGGTGGTTCCTGGTTGGCAACTGCATTGCAATCTTGAGTTCTCTGGCCACACCTTCACAAGCAACAGCCATCATGGATTTGATCGACGAGCGTTGGGAAGACTTGATTGGGGAGATGCCCCTGAAGATCGCTTATCCTGCACTAGAGGGCCATGAGTGGAGGATTGTTACCGGATTTGATCCAAAGAACACGAGATGGAGCTACCACAATGGTGGGTCCTGGCCAG TGCTGCTGTGGCTGCTCACTGCAGCATGCATCAAGACAGGGAGGCCTCAGACTGCAAAGCGAGCGATTGAGCTTGTGGAAAAGCGCCTCTCCAAGGATGGGTGGCCCGAGTACTATGATGGCAAGTCAGGGCGTTATATCGGGAAGCAAGCAAGGAAGTACCAGACTTGGAGCATTTCAGGTTACCTTATTGCAAAAATGATGATTGAGAACCCTGCCAACATATCCATGATTTCATTTGAAGAGGACAAGAAGATTGAGAAGCCAAGGCTCTCCCGCTCCTCGTCGTTCtag